TGAAGCGGGATGATATCGACGAGCATACGGTGCGAGGGAAGAAGCATCCGGGGTAGATGCGGCCGCCTGCGTCATTCCGGGGCGCGCCACTCGGCGCGAGCCCGGAATCCATAACCACGGGCAGGAGTGTGGCGCGAGCAGGTCACTCCGAGTCTTCGCCAAACTGCTCCCTGTGGTTATGGGTCCCGGATCGGCGCGCCGCTTCGCTGCGCTTGTCCGGGACGACGGCTAGCGCGGCGCGACGATCACCCCTTCATTCCCGCGCAAATCGAGCACGCCTTCGAGCCGCTCGCCCTCGCGATCCAGGAACGTCGACAGCACAATCTCGCTGCCGAACCGGATCGCGCTCGTCGTCACCGCGATCGGCTCGCGGCCGAGATTGAGCGCCACGATGATCGCCTTGCCCTCGGCGGCGCGGCGGTAGATCAGGAGATCGCCTTGCGCGGCGATCGGGTGATAGTCGCCCGACACCAATGGCTGACATGTCCGCCGGAAGGCGATCAGGCGCCGGTACAGGCTGAGGATCGAACGCGGATCGGCCTCGAGATCGACGACGTTCTCGCGGATGTGATCCTCGGGCAGCGGCAGCCATGGCCTTGCTTCCGAGAAGCCGGCGTAGTTCGACGAGTCCCATTGCATCGGCGTGCGGCAGCCGTCGCGCCCGACGCCCAGGCCAGGCACGTTCTTCTCGAAGGGATCCTGCACGTCCTCCGGCGCGATCGCGAGCTGATGCATGCCGATCTCGTCGCCGTAATAGAGCGTCGGCGTGCCGCGCAGGGTCAGGAGCAGCATGGCGGCGACGCGGGCCTGCTCAGGCCCGACGCGGCTTGCGACACGCGGACGGTCGTGATTGCCGAGCACCCAGTTCGGCCAGGCGCGCTTCGGCAGCGCCTTCTCGTAATCCTCGACGATCGTCTCGATCGAGCGCGCGCTCCAGAAGGTCGAGAGCAGCGCGAAATTGAACGGCATCTGCGCGCCGGTGAGGTCGTTGCCGTAATAGGCCATCAGGCGATGCAGCGGCAGGTAGATCTCGCCGATCAGCACGCGCGCCGCATACGCATCGGTGACGCGCCGCATCTGCGCGATCACCTCATGCACCTCGTCCTGGTCGGTGGAATATTGGGTGAGGATCTTCTCGTTCGGCGGCCGGCCCTCGACGTAATGCGGGTTCGGCGGATTGTCGCGGAACTCAGAATCCTTGATCAGGTGCCAGATCACGTCGACGCGAAAGCCGTCGACGCCCTTCTCCAGCCAGAACCGCATCACGTCGTAGATCGCGGTGCGCACCTCGGGATTGCGCCAGTTGAGGTCCGGCTGCTGGGCCAGGAAG
The genomic region above belongs to Bradyrhizobium arachidis and contains:
- a CDS encoding alpha-amylase family glycosyl hydrolase, producing the protein MAQGGDNWWRDGIFYQIYPRSFQDSNGDGVGDLAGILRRLPYVKSLGVDAIWLSPIFPSPMADFGYDISDYTGIEPLFGTMADFDTLLAAAHDNGLKLILDLVPNHTSDQHPWFIESRSSRDNPKRDWYIWRDPKPDGGVPNNWLSEFGGSAWALDETTGQYYYHAFLAQQPDLNWRNPEVRTAIYDVMRFWLEKGVDGFRVDVIWHLIKDSEFRDNPPNPHYVEGRPPNEKILTQYSTDQDEVHEVIAQMRRVTDAYAARVLIGEIYLPLHRLMAYYGNDLTGAQMPFNFALLSTFWSARSIETIVEDYEKALPKRAWPNWVLGNHDRPRVASRVGPEQARVAAMLLLTLRGTPTLYYGDEIGMHQLAIAPEDVQDPFEKNVPGLGVGRDGCRTPMQWDSSNYAGFSEARPWLPLPEDHIRENVVDLEADPRSILSLYRRLIAFRRTCQPLVSGDYHPIAAQGDLLIYRRAAEGKAIIVALNLGREPIAVTTSAIRFGSEIVLSTFLDREGERLEGVLDLRGNEGVIVAPR